Part of the Caulifigura coniformis genome, GCGGCGACGTGTGCGTTTGACGGCACCAGGGGACGTCCCAATGATGACAGAGTGCAACCGGCCGGATTTCGATGTCCTGAGTGCAACGTGCCGCTGCGACTGCGGGATCGGTCGCAGTTCGGACGGGAGATCGACTGTCCGGACTGCGGGACGCGGCTGCGGATCGTGGCCGATCGAGGCGAGGTCCGGGCGGAACGTGCGACGGAACCTGTTGGGCTCGAACTGCCCAAGACTCGGAGTTCCAGGAGCACTCTGCGGCTGATCTGGGGAGTGACGGCCTGTCTGGGCGTGGGGGTGGTGTGGTATGCGAGCCGACCCGCGAAGACGGAGCCTCTTCCTCGTGAAATCACGGTCGAGCAGGCGGAGCCCGCCGGGCCTGAGCCTGCTCCTCAGACGGCAATTGCTCCTCAGGCGGTCGTTGAGGAGCCTAAAGAGGAATTACCTCCGGTCGTCGTCGCACCGGTCGTTGAGCCTCCGAAGCCTGCAGCTGCCCAGACACCTCCGGTTGTGGCCGTCCCTCCCGACGACCCTCCGCTGATGCCGGAACTGGCTCCGGACCAGCCGGTGGTCGACGTCGCCGCGCAGCTGTCCCTGAAGATTGACGAGTACTCGCAGGTGAAGCCGGCGCCGGTGCGGCTGCTGTTGAGACAGATCGCAGAACTGAGCGCGGTCCCGGTCGATCTTTCAGAAGTGGAGGCCGAGCCGTGGAAGACGAAGCTCGATCAGGCGATCAGCGTGGAGCTCAAAGCGACGACGGTCGGCGGTGTGCTGGAGGAAGTGCTGAAGCAGGCGGGGTTGGGGAGTCGGCAGCAGGACGGGGTGATTTTTGTGGTGCCGGAGGGGGGATGAGGTTGGCGGTCGCTTGAGGCTTGTTGAGGTGGATGGCTCGGCAACGCTTGGCACTGGCTGAAGCAGACCAGTGGCACCCGGCACCCGGCGCAGAGCGGCCGTCGGATCGCTTGAAAAACTGCCGTGACACGATAACACTGCAGCCATCTCGTGTTGGGCTGGGCTATTTCTCGATCACGTCCCTTTTCTGAAGGACGTGCGGAATGGCGGCAAATGACGGAGGACGGCGGCGGTCTCTTCCAAAGTTCATGACGATCCTATGCTGTCTGATTGGCTGCGGCTCTGGGACGGGAACCTTCGAATGCACGGCGACGATGACGATTCGCCCAGAAATGGAGCCGCAGAGAATCGCGTATTTCAAGTGCGATGCTGCAGGCGATGCGATTGGCCCGGTCGCGTACGCAGACTACTCGCGTACTTCGGCCGATCAGGAGACTGGAATGGTTGTTGGCAAGGCGACTGTCCAACTGCAGAAGACCTGCCTCTATAAGTTTCAAGGCCAAGTTCTGGTTGTGGGCCAGGGCTGGGTTTCGAATGGCTGGGAAGACCAGATGAACACAGGCCAGGAATACGATGGTCGTACCTCCGTTAATCTGGACGGCTAGGTTACTCCCCCGTGACTAATTACCGGCGAGGTGTGTCACTGCTGGAGATTCTGGTCTCGATTTTCGTGATCGGAATACTTCTGGCGCTGTTGTTGCCGGCGATCCAAGGTTCACGGCAGGCGGCTCACAAGCTGGAATGCAAATCGAACCTCCGGCAAATCGGGATTGCTCTTCACAACCATCTTGATGCGAAGGGCAGTTTCCCGACCGGGGAATCGGCGATGAAGGAATTGCTTCCCTACGTCGAGCAGGCGGCGAAAGTTCAGTACGACAAGCCGATCCGCCTTTACCAATGCCCAACCGACGCGGACCTGCCCCGAAACATAGCGGTGACGAGCTTCCGCCTGAACTTAGGTTCGGGCATCGGTTCTGATTTCAATGGCGTGTCTGTACTTCGTGCCTTGAGGCCGAAAGGCCTCAAGGCCAGCGAGATCACGGACGGCATGTCGAACACCGCATTGGCTTCGGAGCGACGCTTCGCGTTCCGTAGCGAAGCCAGTCTCGAAGAGCTTGAGAGCTCGTGCCTCGCGCAACCCCACAAGTGCATCTGGTGGATCAGGGGGACATTTAGGCCTGGCCAGGAGGACTCGTTTGCCGCCCACTGCGCTGATTCGCGGAACCGGATAGGCGTTCAACCGGTCAATCGGTCGTACATGCAAAGCCTCATCGTGTGGGAAGACGGGTACAACCACACCTTCTCGCCAAACGCTGTCGCATGTTATACGCAGTCGCCACCGATGGGCGCGCAGGACGACGCGGCCATTCCCGCCACCAGCATGCACCAGGGCGGCGTCAATCTTTGCCTCTGCGACGGAAGCGTGCGATTCGTCGCCAATGGCATCGACATCGGAGTTTGGCGGGCATTGGGGACCCGCGGCGGCGGCGAGCCGATTTCGGATTTCTAACCTCCGGCGATCAACCGGCGACGAATACCATTATCCGTCGGGTGCCACTGACAGCTGAATCTGGTTGGCACTGCGCTGCAAGCAGGCCAGTGGCACTTGGTTGACGACCGTCAGTGCAACTCCGGCGCAACCTCCCACGTCACGGTAGGGGACTGTTCTTTGGCAACTCGAAATATTGGGGATCAACTCCCGGGTAAAACGGGGTGAAAATCGATTCAACAACTCGTCACACATGTCACAGGTGTCACATGTCCAAAACTCCAATGTTTCAGAGAGGTTTTGGCTGTCACAGGTCGTCACAGGTCTCCCGGCAGGGCTGCAGACGCCAGGCGACGGTGAAGGCCGACGCTGGCAGCGTCGACAACGGGCGTGGGGTCACTTCGTCAGGAGGAACTCCCGGAGGAACATCGCCGTCACGGCCGTGACGTAATCTCGGTTGTCCCGTTTGGCGAAGCCGTGCCCTTCGTTGTCGGCGTACACCGTCCACACCGGGGCGTTGTTTTTGCGGACGAGCGGGGCGATCAGCTCGGCCTCTGAAAACGGCACGCGGGGATCGTTCTTGCCGTGGGCCACCATCAATGCCGAATGGATCTTGTGGGCATTGTTCGTCGGGTTGATTCGCTCGAAGACCTTCAGCATTTCGGGGTCGCGCTCGTCGCCATATTCGGCGCGGCGGAGGTCGCGGCGGTACTCGCTGGTGTTCTTGAGGAACGTGACGAAGTTGGCGATGCCGACGACATCGACGCCGGCCTTGATCCGTTCGGGGAAGTGCGTCAGCGAGGCGAGGACCATGTAGCCGCCGTAGGAGCCGCCGTAGACAGCGACGCGATCCTTGTCGAGGTCCGGCTGCGCCGCAATCCAGTCGAGCAGGGCGCCAATGTCCTTGACGCTGTCTTCCCGCTTCTCCGCGTTATCGAGCTGGAGATAGGTTTTCCCGTAACCATCGGAACCCCGAACGTTTGGCCGGATCACCGCGATGCCGAGTTCATTCAGCAACAGCTGGTCGAAGCCGGTGAAGAACGGGCGGTACTGCGATTCCGGTCCCCCGTGGATATTGATGAGCACAGGGGCCTTGGATGTCGCGGTTGCCGATCGGGGCTTGAAGACGTAGGCCGGGATGTGGTGGCCGTCGAAGCTCGGGAACTGAATGCGCTCCGGCACGATGAAGCGCGCGGGGTTGAGGCCGCCCACTTCGCTGTGGGTCCATTGTGTGAGCACGCCATTGGTCAGCAGGATCGTGTAGGCATCGGCCGGAGCGTTCGGCTTTGCGAGGGTGAAGCCAAGCTGTGTGCCATCGTCGCTGAACTGGAGCGACTCGATGATTCCCAGCGGCGTTTCGAGTTTCCGGCGCTCCCGCCCCTCAATGAGATAGAGATCGCTCGCGCCATCGGCATTCACCGTGAACGCGACGTTGCCCGACTTCGGATCCACCTCGATGCGGTCGACGTTCCAGCGGATGTCGCTCGTCAGCCAGGTCTTGTACTCAAACGACTGCAGATCGACGACCGCCAGTTCGAGGAACTCCCCTCGGGCGTCGCACGAGACGTACGCCGTCTTGCCATCCGGGGCGAAGGCCAGGTGGCCGAACGAAACCTTTCCAGGAGCACCGGGCGGCGGCGGGATCGGCGTGCGGACCTTCGTCGTCATATCGAACACGGCCGGGTAGCTCTCGTTGATCGAGACGTACCGGGACATCAGAAGTTTCCTGCCATCGAGGGACAGGTCCTGCGGGTCCCACAGCTCGTTCTCGACCTCCATCAACTTCTCAGGCGAGGCCGGATTCCGCGGATCGAGGCGGAAGAGATCCATGTCGCGGCCGTTGCGCGCGTTGTGAGCGACGATGAGGAAGGAGCCGTCCTCGGACTGTGGGCCGAACGTGTGCCGCGACGTGCCATCAGTCAGCAGAATGACGCGTCCGTCTTCACGGTCGAATCGGAGCAACTGGTTGTTTTCATTTCCGCCTGCAGAAAGCTGCAGCAGCAGCGTGCCGTCCTGCGTTCCCTTCAGGAACCGTCCGTCCGTGGGTTCGTCGAGAAACGTCATCTGTTCGCGTCGCCCGCCCGGCTCGTACACACGATGCAACTGCATCGTGTTGCCGAACTGCGTCTGGATCAGAATGCCTTTGCCATCAGGAGCCCAGCCACGGAAACCGGCGTTCCGGACGCTCTGGTACTGCCGGAGCTGGTCCATGAGCTCCTTCGGGACCGCCGGGACCCCTGAGACGTCCATGGCCGGCGGGCGAAGCGGGTCGTTTTCAGCAGCAGGGGCGGCGACAGTCGAGGTAATCATCATCAGACCAGCAAGGGCGGCTGCTTTGCACATGGAAACGACCGCGGAAGGAGAGGGCAGGAGGTGAAGTACCCGAAGTTTAGTCGTGAAAGCGGAGCGTTTCGAACGGTTTCGGCGAATGCCGCCGACCGGGCGAGGCGATGCGACGTTGGCCGCGAAATGGGCTTGGGGCGTGCTCGGGCGACTCGGTATCTTCCCGCCACGCCGTGGTGCGCTGAGACGAACAGGACTTGTCATGAAAATCCGGAGCCGGTTTGCGATCCGACTGCTTGGTCGAGCGCTCGCCGCCTGCGCGCGTGTTTACTTCCGGTTGCTGAAGACGGAGTTCCATCTCGCGCGTCCGCTGACGTCTCCTTACGACGAAAAAGGAAACACCGTTTACCTGTACTGCCTGTGGCATCACAGCATCCTGTGCGCGATCTTCTGCGGCAGGTCGGTCCGGCTCGCCGGCCTCGTCAGCAGGCATGAAGACGGCTCGTACGTCGCTGACGCGATGGAATGCGTTGACCTCACGCCGATCCGTGGGTCGAGCAATCGCGGCGGCGCGGCGGCGATGAAGCAGATGATCGATGCCACGGAACGCCTCAATATTGCCATCGCCACGGATGGTCCGCGCGGGCCGCATCACGTGGTCAAGGAAGGCATCATTTTCCTGGCCTCGCAGAGTGGCCGGGCGATTCTGCCGACGGGGGTTTCCGCGACGCGGTCGTGGAGACCCTGGCTGAAGTGGTCGTATCTCTTGATTCCCAAACCGTTCAGTCGTGTGGTGATGGTGGGCGGAGAGCCATTCTTCGTCCCCCCGGACCTTTCGCGGGAGCAACGGGAGGAGTACCGACAGAAACTGCAGGCCGAGATGGACAGGTTGCTCGAGATTGCGGAGCGGAAGGCCCGCGGCGAAGGATCGCCGCCTGCCGAGTCGATGGCGCTGAACCGCGCCGCCTGAGAACGAGAGTAGCAGCGTCGGGCCTGGATTCAGACCCTGACCGCCGAGTTTCAACACAAGGACGACAGGGATGTCATCCACGACACTGGTGATTCCGTGCTACAACGAAGAGCGCCGGCTTGATGGTCCGGCGTTTCTGCGTTTTGCCGCCGCCAACGCCTCCGTCCGCCTCCTGCTCGTGAATGACGGCAGTCGGGATCAGACTCTCGGCCTTCTCAGGCGCCTTGCCGACGAGCGGCCGATCCAGATCAGCGTCCTCGATCTCGCGCAAAACAGCGGCAAGGCCGAGGCGGTGAGGCAGGGGATGCTCCAAGCGCTGTCTGAGGGAGCAGACTACGCAGGATATTTCGACGCGGATCTCGCCACCCCGCTTGAGGCCTCTATTGAATTCACGAGAGTCCTCGACCGTCTGCGCGGAATCGATGTGGTTGTCGGATCACGACTCCAGTTGCTCGGCCGCGCCATCAACCGGCGACGCAAGCGGGCGTTTCTGGGGCGGGTGTTCGCGCGGGCAGCGTCAATGACGCTGGGGATCGCCATTCACGACACGCAGTGCGGCGCCAAGTTGTTCCGCGCCACTCCCTGGGTTGCGGCCGCGTTTGACCAGCCTTTCTGTACCCGGTGGATCTTCGACGTCGAAGTGCTCGCCAGAATCGCGCAATCGACAGAGGCAGCGGGCGGTCCGTCGTTGACCGAGTGCGTCTACGAGTTTCCGCTGGATGACTGGCGGGAGGTCGCCGGTTCAAAACTCAAGGCCACTGATTTCCTGAAGGCCCCTGCAGAATTGGCACAGATCTATTGGCGCTATCTCGGGCCGTTCCGGTCCGAGGCAACTCCCGTTGTGGAGATGCCCCGCGTCGTTCTCTCGCTGGCCCGTGAAGACGCGAGGCCAGCCGAACAGGATGCAGCACGCAGGGCCGCGTGACGCCTCTTCACGTTCGATGTTGCCGATTGCCCCGGAGGGATCCCTGGGCCGCGTCCGCTCGTTTCTGGCACGTGGCCGCGATTAGCGGCGACCGCGCACGTCGATTCCCAACCTTGACGTCGTTCCTGGGCGGTGACCGAGTTTGGCCGAGTGTCGTCAGGCTGAAACGCAGCGTCGCACTTTGGATGACGGGTGCGGCCGTAGGGGATGTTCACGGGATTCCGTAGTAACTGCTTGCGAATGCAGGTGTTGCAGGATTTGCGATGTTCGCGGTCCGCGATGGCACCGCCGCTGCAATCTCTTTCTTCCGTCCCCACGAGGGACGCCACAAACAATCACGCAGGAAGCGTGTTCATCATAGTTCGAGGCAGACTGACGGGGACCGGCCGGCACACCACCGCCCGTCCCTGGCTTCTGCTGAGACTCAGATGTCGGACGGCGATGCAAGTGCATCGCCGGTGCAGACGTCTGGAGATGCGGAGCGTTATTCGGAGACCGCCACTCTCCAATGATCGTGAAGCAGCGAGATTTTGTCCCGTTCAGTCAGCCCGCAACGGTGTGAAATCGCTGTCCAGCAATCAATGAATGCGCTCCGCGTCTCCAGTCGCCTGCTTGTTGGAAACGAGCGGTCGTCTCTTCCCGGACGATGACTGATGACGACGGCGTCGCCCTGTCAGGACGACTCGTTGCGCCGGCAGAACATCCCATCGCGAGGAATATTATGCTGCCTGTGATCGGCTACTCCCTGCCATGTCACGCCCTCGAATGCCTGTCAGATCCGGCGGTCGAGGCCGTCGACATCCTGTTCGACAACAGCCTGGATGCAGGACGCGTTGCGGCTCTCCACAGTCGGCATCCGTTCGGCGTGGTGAACTTCGATCTCGGCTCGCTGGCTCTCACGGAAGACTTCCAGGCGTGGCGCAGGCAGCGCCAATCGCTGGGGCAACTGGCCGCTGCCGGTTGGGGAACCACCGTCAGCGTGAGCCTCACTGCCCAGTCTCCCGAACCGGGCGACGACACGACGCTCATCCGGGTTGTGGAACTTGTCCGCAGCCTGCAGGCCAGTTTTGAAGGTTCGCGTCTCTATCTGGAGATCGTGCCGGCGGTGAAAGAGCCGGCCACTCTCCAGCGTGACGCCGATTTTCTGGTGGACGTTCTGCAGAAGACGGGGTGTGGCTGGCTGCTGAACGTCGCCGATACGTATGCCCGCAGCAGGAATCTCGGGTTCGACCCGTATGACCAGATCGCGGAGGTCCTTCCCTCCGCGACGAATGTCCTGATTCGCGCCTCTTCAGTCCGGTTTGAGAAGCGCATCGGCGCTGTTGTGACCGTGACTGAGGGCGCGATTCCGGACGAGGTCTGGTCGCTGCTGCGTCATTCACTGGTGCTCGGGATCCACAAGACCCGGGCAGTTGTGTTCTCCGGCCGTGAGAGACGGGGAGGCGAAACGCTGCGAAAGAGCGATCTCCGCCACGCACGGTTCATCGTTGACCGTGTGCAGGGACGGCAGCGCATGTTGAAGCAGCAGGGGAGCGTTCGCGATTTCCTGGCCCGTGGCACGATTCGGCACGAATAGTCGCCGTCGTGCTGGGCCGGGTTCTCCGAACCCACCGTCCGCAAGAAAAAGAAAAGGCCCGAGGGGACTCTCGATCGAGTCCCTTTTTTGTTCAAGACTCAGCAGGGCGCAAGACGCCCTGGGATTCACAGAGTCGGATTGTTGGCGACAGCGGCGAACATCGGAGCGTTGCCGTATCCGGGAGCCATCGCGGTTCCGCCGACGGGGGCTGCATAACCGACCGGGCCGTATCCACAAGCGCCGCCGGGGCATCCGCCCATCGGAGCGACCTGGCCGCAAGGGCTGCAACCGCCGCCGTATCCGCCGTAAGGATGGAACAGGTGGCTCAGGCAACCGCAGCAGCCGGAACCGGAGACGGACAGCGCGAGGCCGACAATGGCGAGGGTGAAGCGTTTCATGGGTCTCATCCTTGAAGGGCGGGGCCGTCAGTGAACCTGCAGGAACACAGAGGCTGGGGCGATGCCGGATTCGTTCCCAATGCTGGCCGTGGCGTCACAACCGGAAGCAGGAGACGGAAACTGGCGGGCTGAAGTGAGGGGTCTGAGGGGAAGTGAGTTGTGCAGGTGACTCGAGAACCGAATCAGGACGCTGCGGCGGAGTGTTTATCCCGACCGGCAATTTTTGGTCAATAGTTTTTTTGAAAAACGGCTCAAGTTCAGCGGCTCCTAAGCCGACGGCGCGGCCCGAGATCTCGCACGCTGAGTTCTAAGTGCTGTCTCTCGCGGGGGATAGCCTCTCGGTGCGCGCTCTGCGAATTTGTGGAGAGCGGGGAAACCCGCAGGGTCTTCGGGCGACGTTTTTCAAAACTGCTCTATACTCCGGCCGCGCTTTTCCTCTCAGCCCGTTGCCGACTCCATGCGAAACGTTGACGCGACCCGTCCTCTTTCTGATCTCTCTCTTGCCGGCCGTCGGGGCGCGGTTTTTCCTGGAAGCGATGTCCCGGATCGCCCGCTCGAGGACCTGATCCCGGCGAAGTACCGCTCCAAGACGCTCCCGCCGCTGCCCGAGGTGACTGAGCCGGACGTCGTCCGGCACTTCGTGAACCTGTCCACAAAGAACATGTGCGTCGATACGCACTTCTATCCACTTGGCAGCTGCACGATGAAGTACAACCCGAAGCGCCACGAACGCGTTTCGCGGTTCGCCGGGCTCGGAGACCTGCACCCCTATGCGCGGCCGGAGGACAGCCAGGGCCTGCTTCAGATGATGTTTGAAATGCAGCAGATGCTCGGAGAAATCGCTGGGCTGCCGGCAGTGACGCTCCAGCCTGCCGCCGGTGCCCAGGGGGAGCTGACGGCTCTTCTGGTGGCTGCGGCCTATTTTCGCGACCGCGGCGAAGAGCGAACGAAAGTGCTGTTTCCCGCCAGCGCCCACGGAACAAACCCGGCCAGCGCCGCACTCGCCGGGTTCGAGTGCGTGCAGCTCAATAAATCGGTCAACGGCTTTGTCGACCTGGAAGAACTCAGGGAAAAGCTCGACGACAAGGCCGCTGTCTTCATGATCACAAACCCCAACACCCTGGGGCTCTTTGAGAAGAACATCGCAGAAATCTCGCGGCTCGTGCACGAAGCCGGCGCGCTGGTCTATATCGACGGCGCCAACATGAATGCCATCCTGGGCATCACCCGACCGGGTGACTTCGGCGGCGACATGATGCACTACAACGTCCACAAGACGTTCACCGGACCTCACGGCGCCGGTGGCCCCGGGGCAGGGCCGATTGCGGTTCGTCCGTTTCTGGCCGACTACCTTCCGGGGCCGATCGTGACTCAATCGGCGGATGGTCGATTCGGTCTGGAAACGCCTGCCAGGTCGATCGGCCGGGTTCGCTCGTTCTTTGGGAATGTCGGAATTCTGCTGCGAGGGTACCTCTATCTGAGGACGCTCGGGCCGGGCGGAACGAAGGCGGTTTCGGAAACGGCCGTGCTGAACGCCAACTACGTGATGGCAACGCTGAAGGATGTCTTTCCGGTTCCGCATGGTGATCGCTGCATGCACGAATTCGTCGCCTCGGCCCGGTCCATCAAGGCGGAACGTGGTGTCACGGCAATGGATATCGCGAAGCGGCTGCTCGACTACGGGTATCACGCCCCGACGGTCTACTTCCCGCTCGTCGTGCAGGAGGCGTTGATGATCGAGCCCACGGAAACGGAATCGAAAGAAACGCTCGACGCGTTCGCCGCCGCACTTCGGAAGATTGTCTCCGAGAGTACCGAGACCCTGAAGGGCGCTCCGCATACGTCGACCATCAGCCGCCCGGATGAAGTCGCCGCCGGACGGAACCCCGTCGTGTGCTGGGGCGGGGCGTGCGAGCCGGTGCCGGTCGGGGTATAGTGTTGACCTTGTCCTCCCCCAGGGGAGGGCGATGCGCGGGCGGACTGCGAATGGCATCTCCGCCGGCAGTTTCTGCGCGGCGGAGATGGCTGTTAAAACGCCTTGTACGGCTGCAATTGCAGCCGAAGATGACACTCAGTGACGGGAAAGAACTTTTTCCCAAATGAGAACTGAGCGGTTTCGCCGAAGAGTCGCTTCCACTTCGCAGCGGCGCGAGTATATGTTCGCCCCATCAACTACTCGTGGCTGATGGATGACGAGCTGACTGCGCCGGTCGCTGTGTCCTTTCGACCGAGTCTAAGCAGGCAGTGATCCCCGTCGATGAGACGATCGGTCGCCCCTCTGTGGGCGGTTGATGCGCCGCTTGCAAAGCTCAGCTACGTTTCAGCAACGTTGTTACGCCGCAACTTTGAAGGTTCGTGAAGGTCCGAGAGGATGGCCCAGGTCTTTCATCCGCTGGCGAATGCACTCGCCAGAACGACAATCTTCGGCGCGGTTTTTATCGCGCTCGGATTGCTCGCGACCATCTACGCCTTTTCGACGTCCGACTACGCCACCCAGGCGCACGTCGTTCGGGCGCAGCCGGTCGAATTCAGCCACCAGCATCACGTTGGCGGGCTGGGGCTCGACTGCCGCTACTGCCACAGCACTGTCGATAAGCAGGCTTTTGCCGGTATGCCGGCCACGGAAGTCTGCATGAGCTGCCATTCGCAGATCTGGTCGGACAGCCCCAAGCTGGCCAAGGTCCGTGAAAGCTTCAAGACGGGCAAGCCGCTCGAGTGGACCCGTGTCACGGACGTCCCTGACTACGTTCACTTCGATCACAGCATTCACGTGACGAAGGGGATTGGCTGTGCGGAATGTCACGGTCGCGTCGATCGCATGCAGATGATGTCCCGCGAGCACTCGCTGCACATGAAGTGGTGTCTCGACTGTCACTGGACGCCCGAAAAGCACGTTCGTCCCCGAAGCGACGTCTTCAAGATGGCGCTCGCTTCGCCGACGCCTGAGGAGTCCAAAGAACTCGTCGAGAAGTATCGCCTGAAGGCGCCGACTCATTGTTCCGCCTGTCACTACTGAGATCGACGGGCAGGTTGATCGCATTGAAAGAGCCGGCCGGCCCGCGAGCCGTTCCAACGCACTGATGTCAAACCCCAATCCCCAAACCCCGACCCTTGATCGCTGGCGGACGCTGACGGATATCCATCCGGAGCTGCCGATCATCGACCCGCCGGTCAATCACCAGTTTGACCTGATCAAGCTGCGCGCGGGGTTTGACCGCCGGCATTTTCTCGAAGTCATGGGCGCATCGATGGCGCTCGCGGGGGCCACGGGGTGCCGACCCCAGCCGACCGAGACGATCGTTCCGTATTCGAAGCTCCCCGAGCAGATCGTCCCCGGACGCCCCCTCTACTTCGCGACCACTTTTTCCGATTGCGGGCGGACCCTTGGCCTCCTGGTGGAAAGCCATGAAGGCCGGCCGACGAAAGTCGAAGGGAATCCTGCACATCCCGCCAGCCTCGGGGCGACGGACGCTGTCTCCCAGGCATCGATTCTCTCCCTTTACGATCCGGATCGCTCCCAGGGGGTGAAGCGGATCGACGAAATCAGCACCTGGGAAGCCTTTCTCGCCGACCTGCGTGACGCCCTGCGGGCCCAGAGTGGGCGCCAGGGAGCAGGGCTCCGGATTCTGACGGAAGCCGTCGTCTCGCCGACCCTTGGCCGGCAGGTCAAGGAACTGGTCGCTCAGTTCCCGGCTGCAAAGTGGCATCAGTACCAGCCAGGGCATGCCGATGGCGCGTTTCAGGCGCAGCAGAAAGCCTTTGGCCGGAATGTGACCGTCATCCCGCGGTTTGATCGCGCGGAAGTCGTGGTCTCGCTCGATGGAGATTTTCTGGGCGGCATGGACGGCAGTGTGGCGAACACGCGGCACTTCATGTCGCGCCGCGACGTTTCCGCAGGTCAGAAGGCACTGAATCGTCTGTACCTGGCCGAAACCTCGGTTTCGACGACCGGTACGATTGCCGATCATCGCCTGCCGGTCTCGCCTGGCGGGCTGGTCTCGGTCGTGCAGTTGCTGGCGTCGCTTTCCGGCGTCGCCGGAATGGAAGGCGTGAAGCCGGTCGGGCTCAGTGAACAGTCGATCGGGTGGGTCGGTGCCGTTGCAGAAGACCTGAAGGCCCACCGCGGGACATCGCTCGTCATCGCCGGCGACAGCGCTCCCTGGCAGGCGCATCTCGCCGCCTACCTGCTCAATGACCTCCTCGGCAACGTCGGCAAGACGGTCGAATACATCGATCCCGTCGAGGTCGAGCCCGCCGATCACGGGGCGTCGATTGCCGATCTGTACGGCGACATGACGGCCGGCAAAGTCGAAGTGCTGCTGATCGTCGGCGCCAACCCGGTGTACACCGCTCCGGCCGACTTCGACTTCAAGTTGGCTCTGAAGAACGTCAAGAGGCTGGTGGCCCAGCTGAGCCCCTACGAAGACGAAACGTCTCCGTACTGCCACTGGCATCTTCCCCAGACTCATTTCCTCGAGAGTTGGAGCGATGCCCGCGCCTTCGACGGCACGGCCAGCATCGTTCAGCCTCTCATTGCTCCGCTGTTCGACGGCATCTCGGCGCATCAGTTCCTTTCGGCCGCGACCGGCAAGACCGTCGTCACCGCTTACGACGCCGTTCGGGAAACCTGGAAGTCGCTGGGTGGAGAAGGGGGCTTTGAAGGAGCTTGGCGGCAGTCGGTGCATGACGGAGTGATCGCGGACACGGCTTCAACGGCGATTGCCGTCACCCCCAAGGTCAGCCCAGAGGATCTGGTGGCTCTGCAGACGGCATCTGCGGCGGCGACCGGAACCTATGAAGTCAAATTCGCTCTCGATCCCACGATTCTCGACGGTCGATTCGCCAACAACGGCTGGTTGCAGGAGCTGCCCAAGCCCTGGACGCGCCTGACCTGGGACAACGCCGCACTGATTTCGCCTCAGATGGCGAAGGAACTGGGCGGAGTCCGCGAAGGCGACCGCATCGAGCTGAAACTCAAGGACCGCTC contains:
- the gcvPB gene encoding aminomethyl-transferring glycine dehydrogenase subunit GcvPB is translated as MRNVDATRPLSDLSLAGRRGAVFPGSDVPDRPLEDLIPAKYRSKTLPPLPEVTEPDVVRHFVNLSTKNMCVDTHFYPLGSCTMKYNPKRHERVSRFAGLGDLHPYARPEDSQGLLQMMFEMQQMLGEIAGLPAVTLQPAAGAQGELTALLVAAAYFRDRGEERTKVLFPASAHGTNPASAALAGFECVQLNKSVNGFVDLEELREKLDDKAAVFMITNPNTLGLFEKNIAEISRLVHEAGALVYIDGANMNAILGITRPGDFGGDMMHYNVHKTFTGPHGAGGPGAGPIAVRPFLADYLPGPIVTQSADGRFGLETPARSIGRVRSFFGNVGILLRGYLYLRTLGPGGTKAVSETAVLNANYVMATLKDVFPVPHGDRCMHEFVASARSIKAERGVTAMDIAKRLLDYGYHAPTVYFPLVVQEALMIEPTETESKETLDAFAAALRKIVSESTETLKGAPHTSTISRPDEVAAGRNPVVCWGGACEPVPVGV
- a CDS encoding 4Fe-4S dicluster domain-containing protein, with protein sequence MSNPNPQTPTLDRWRTLTDIHPELPIIDPPVNHQFDLIKLRAGFDRRHFLEVMGASMALAGATGCRPQPTETIVPYSKLPEQIVPGRPLYFATTFSDCGRTLGLLVESHEGRPTKVEGNPAHPASLGATDAVSQASILSLYDPDRSQGVKRIDEISTWEAFLADLRDALRAQSGRQGAGLRILTEAVVSPTLGRQVKELVAQFPAAKWHQYQPGHADGAFQAQQKAFGRNVTVIPRFDRAEVVVSLDGDFLGGMDGSVANTRHFMSRRDVSAGQKALNRLYLAETSVSTTGTIADHRLPVSPGGLVSVVQLLASLSGVAGMEGVKPVGLSEQSIGWVGAVAEDLKAHRGTSLVIAGDSAPWQAHLAAYLLNDLLGNVGKTVEYIDPVEVEPADHGASIADLYGDMTAGKVEVLLIVGANPVYTAPADFDFKLALKNVKRLVAQLSPYEDETSPYCHWHLPQTHFLESWSDARAFDGTASIVQPLIAPLFDGISAHQFLSAATGKTVVTAYDAVRETWKSLGGEGGFEGAWRQSVHDGVIADTASTAIAVTPKVSPEDLVALQTASAAATGTYEVKFALDPTILDGRFANNGWLQELPKPWTRLTWDNAALISPQMAKELGGVREGDRIELKLKDRSVVAPAWPTPGHPDGVVTLHFGYGRQAGGKLASKFGFNAYALRSRDSMSVATGVTVDVKGGREKLACTQTHHSIEGRDIVRTLTLDDLTKGGTGAPPHFHDLGEKPPSLYPDWEYNDRKWGMVIDLSRCVGCNACVLACQSENNIPVVGKSGVLMGREMHWLRIDRYFSGAEDNPQVLQQPMLCQHCEHAPCETVCPVEATTHSPEGLNEMTYNRCVGTRYCSNNCPYKVRRFNFLNYVDNTPLHELSANPDVTVRTRGVMEKCTYCVQRISAVRIEASKESAITGQPQKVADGSVVTACQAACAAQAIAFGDLNDKESRVAKWAALPHNYGVLAELGTRPRTTYLARVTNPNSALAKPAEQTHAGGSGTAAALS
- a CDS encoding cytochrome c3 family protein, which codes for MAQVFHPLANALARTTIFGAVFIALGLLATIYAFSTSDYATQAHVVRAQPVEFSHQHHVGGLGLDCRYCHSTVDKQAFAGMPATEVCMSCHSQIWSDSPKLAKVRESFKTGKPLEWTRVTDVPDYVHFDHSIHVTKGIGCAECHGRVDRMQMMSREHSLHMKWCLDCHWTPEKHVRPRSDVFKMALASPTPEESKELVEKYRLKAPTHCSACHY